The Pirellulales bacterium DNA window CCATTCGATGCAGCTTCGATTTGCAATCGTCGCAATGGGCGTTGCGTTTGCCGCCGGTCTGCCGGCTTTCGGCCAAGCGCGGCAGCCGCGCCTGCCGCGCACGGTCCAATCGGTGGTCGAACCATGGATTCAGAAGTTTGAACCGCCCGGCGTGATTGTGGTGATTCGCCGGGAGGATGAAACCGCATTCTTCCCCTTCGGCGAAGCCGATCGAGAACGGCACGTTTCGATTTCACCCGACTCGATCTTCGAACTGGCCTCGGTCACCAAGGTCTTTACAACGACTTCTTTGGCAATCGAGGTCGACGCGGGGCGGATGCAATTGAATGATCCGGTGCACAAATATCTTCCGGCGTTGAAGAGCGGCAGCGACATTCGTTCCGTGACGTTGCAACAACTTGCCACGCACACCTCGAGCCTGCCGCGAACGGCAAGCCCCGATCCGCGCGGCGGATGGGATCGCCGGCAACTTTTGGATTGGCTTGTCGCTTGGCACGCGGCCTATCCGCCGGGAACGAGAAGCCTTTATTCCAACTTGGCGGTTGGCGTGCTCGGAGATGCGATTGCCGCGAAAGAACAGAAACCGCTCCAA harbors:
- a CDS encoding serine hydrolase, producing the protein HSMQLRFAIVAMGVAFAAGLPAFGQARQPRLPRTVQSVVEPWIQKFEPPGVIVVIRREDETAFFPFGEADRERHVSISPDSIFELASVTKVFTTTSLAIEVDAGRMQLNDPVHKYLPALKSGSDIRSVTLQQLATHTSSLPRTASPDPRGGWDRRQLLDWLVAWHAAYPPGTRSLYSNLAVGVLGDAIAAKEQKPLQEVWDRQFLDPLDMKSTFFDIPQSGADRLVRGYNAKGLPVERSNENVGWPAAGRLCSSGRDMSKFLAANLGEAKDHAAITKAMRFAQRPYFKASEHMTQGLAWQLVHIDGELVIDKNGGLPGTSTYIGMIPSRRLGVVVMANRGKCAATAVGRRLLFTLVGGTPKSESYLAERGDAD